The following proteins are encoded in a genomic region of Arcobacter cloacae:
- a CDS encoding phosphatase PAP2 family protein: MMQEKINKQIAITTIFLIVVICIFEFTDLDIFIQSFFYDFNTKTWLIDKNEPILKLFFYDGFKKIFILFSILILISLIFFRKTNLIKEYKKGLLIVLLSTIFVPTIVVSLKNNTNTPCPCNLATFGGDYPNIKVFDSYPKDFIQESKIKCWPAGHASMGFSLMALFFLFKTASNQKKALITSIILGFITGSYKMLLGDHFLSHTLVTMILSWLIILIIVKIIKGKELEKSTKI; the protein is encoded by the coding sequence ATGATGCAAGAAAAAATAAATAAGCAAATAGCAATTACAACTATTTTTTTAATAGTTGTAATTTGCATATTTGAATTTACAGATTTAGATATTTTTATTCAATCATTTTTTTATGATTTTAATACAAAAACTTGGCTTATAGATAAAAATGAGCCTATTTTAAAACTCTTTTTTTATGATGGATTTAAAAAGATATTTATACTTTTTTCTATTTTAATTTTGATTTCTTTAATATTCTTTAGAAAAACAAATCTAATAAAAGAGTATAAAAAAGGTTTATTAATCGTTTTATTATCAACTATTTTTGTTCCAACAATTGTAGTATCATTAAAAAACAATACAAATACTCCCTGCCCTTGTAATTTAGCTACTTTTGGAGGAGATTATCCAAATATAAAAGTTTTTGATTCTTATCCAAAAGATTTTATACAAGAATCAAAAATCAAATGTTGGCCAGCAGGTCATGCAAGTATGGGATTTTCTTTGATGGCACTATTTTTTCTATTTAAAACAGCTTCAAATCAAAAAAAGGCTTTAATTACATCTATAATATTAGGTTTTATAACAGGTAGTTATAAAATGCTTTTAGGTGACCACTTTTTAAGCCACACCTTAGTAACAATGATTTTATCATGGCTTATAATCTTAATAATAGTAAAAATAATAAAAGGAAAAGAACTTGAGAAATCAACCAAAATATAA
- a CDS encoding DUF1924 domain-containing protein, producing the protein MKILVVSALIATFSFSAVVDDYLDSLKQEVLKENPSFKGFDAKRGEEIFTSKHIGKKGKEISCTSCHGIDLNKSNENLFTGKVIEPLSPKANKKRFTDITEIEKWMKRNFNDVYVREGTALEKGDVTTYIINQ; encoded by the coding sequence ATGAAAATTTTAGTAGTTAGTGCATTAATTGCAACTTTTAGTTTTAGTGCTGTTGTTGATGATTATTTAGACTCTTTAAAACAAGAAGTTTTAAAAGAAAATCCTAGTTTTAAAGGTTTTGATGCAAAAAGAGGTGAAGAGATTTTTACTTCAAAACATATAGGTAAAAAAGGCAAAGAGATTTCATGTACATCTTGTCATGGAATTGATTTAAACAAATCAAATGAAAATTTATTCACAGGAAAAGTTATTGAGCCACTTTCACCAAAAGCAAACAAAAAAAGATTTACAGATATAACTGAAATTGAAAAATGGATGAAAAGAAACTTCAATGATGTTTATGTACGAGAAGGTACAGCTTTGGAAAAAGGTGATGTAACAACTTACATCATAAATCAATAA
- a CDS encoding diacylglycerol kinase, which yields MRNQPKYNFFKNTSYAIKGLLDLIKNETSFKIELIITLLLIPVIIFIDTSLTNKALMFITLMGMILAETINSAIERVVDLVTLEHHDMAGRAKDVGSAIVFISIFIFVVTWLIVIIDIL from the coding sequence TTGAGAAATCAACCAAAATATAATTTTTTTAAAAACACATCTTATGCAATAAAAGGTTTATTAGATTTAATCAAAAATGAAACTTCATTTAAAATAGAACTAATAATTACCTTACTTTTAATACCTGTTATTATTTTTATTGACACAAGTTTGACAAATAAAGCTTTGATGTTTATAACTTTAATGGGAATGATTCTAGCTGAAACCATAAATAGTGCAATTGAGCGAGTTGTTGATTTAGTAACCCTAGAACACCATGATATGGCAGGACGAGCTAAAGATGTGGGAAGTGCTATTGTATTTATTAGTATATTTATTTTTGTTGTTACATGGCTAATTGTAATAATTGATATTTTGTAA
- a CDS encoding diheme cytochrome c: MKKLIFLAFSASVLFASGLKVTVAPVNNELYIKECGSCHFAYPAGLLPSNAWNKMMNNLDNHFGDNASVDEKTFQSLSKYLNDNSAEKNMNFKRSKKIVESLTSNEIPDSISTTPYMKKKHKEIKKELITQKEVKGLFNCTACHQNAKKGVFSEEDVDIPNYGKWDKD; the protein is encoded by the coding sequence ATGAAAAAATTAATTTTTTTAGCTTTTAGTGCCTCTGTTTTATTTGCTAGTGGTTTAAAAGTTACTGTAGCTCCTGTAAATAATGAATTATATATAAAAGAGTGTGGAAGTTGTCATTTTGCTTATCCTGCTGGACTTTTACCTAGTAATGCTTGGAATAAAATGATGAATAATTTAGATAATCACTTTGGAGATAATGCTAGTGTTGATGAAAAAACTTTTCAATCTTTATCAAAATATCTAAATGATAATAGTGCTGAAAAAAATATGAATTTTAAAAGAAGTAAAAAAATAGTTGAAAGTTTAACATCAAATGAAATACCTGATTCTATTTCAACAACTCCTTATATGAAAAAAAAGCATAAAGAGATAAAAAAAGAGTTGATTACTCAAAAAGAAGTAAAAGGACTATTTAATTGTACAGCTTGTCATCAAAATGCAAAAAAAGGCGTTTTTAGTGAGGAAGATGTTGATATTCCAAACTATGGAAAATGGGATAAAGATTAA